The following proteins come from a genomic window of Edaphobacter sp. 4G125:
- a CDS encoding AMP-binding enzyme, producing MRWLDTRRSERRLSLLCPTRNGRSAPLALVVLKENLTVDPCEVRSFLQQNFASWQVPDAFMVVAGLPHASTGKLQKSNLQEQLNDWRWDTDRGVAVS from the coding sequence ATGCGTTGGTTGGACACACGGCGATCCGAGAGGCGGCTGTCATTGCTGTGCCCCACCCGAAATGGCAGGAGCGCCCCCCTAGCTCTAGTGGTCCTGAAAGAGAATCTGACCGTTGACCCTTGCGAGGTGCGTTCCTTCCTGCAGCAAAACTTCGCGTCATGGCAAGTGCCCGATGCATTCATGGTTGTCGCGGGGCTTCCACATGCTTCAACCGGAAAGTTGCAGAAGAGCAACCTGCAGGAGCAGCTCAACGATTGGCGATGGGATACTGATCGCGGAGTTGCTGTGTCCTGA